A stretch of DNA from Panulirus ornatus isolate Po-2019 chromosome 14, ASM3632096v1, whole genome shotgun sequence:
AAATAACCAACACCAGGACCAAAAGAAAGGTTCCAAAGTCCTGAGTGCTACTTTACTTATATGAACCTTTATATATTCGGAATCTTCATACTGAAAGTAttgtacatataattttttttgtattttcagtaAAACTCTCTTAGCTGTGTACAACTCACTGTGACATACTGCTGACTGTACTGTCAGTTTATTAAAATACTTTCCAAATTTGTTATTCTATACTGAATTTACTTCTTATAATGTTTGATACACTTCAAGAAATTAGTTATCTTGATTTTGTACAACAAAAGACATTATGCATAAAGAGTAAAGTAGAGGAAGTATTGGATGTAGATTGATATATTTCTTGAGCAATTTAATTTGGTATTGTTTAAACTGGATATTTAAAAGCATGTAAAAACTTAAAATTCTGTCAAAATACACAATCACCTGTTGTTACATCTATAAATTATTGGAGAAATATGCATTGTCTACTAGTCTCAAACAGAATTTAGCTACAAGGTGTTTAATATTTGCACATTGGTGTATtcctcatcacacacctttgctggAAAATAATCAAAATGTTCTTACTTTATGTTTCTTCAAGACCATGTTAGACCATTGCATATCACAGGTCTTGTTCAAGTTTTATTAGAATATTGCCTACTGCATAATCTTTTCCTGCAGGACCTAAATCAAATGGTATGGTGCAACATGTCTCACAATGCAATCACAACATTTGGGAGAAACCCCTTTGCCCGCAACTCTGTGCTGGGTTGGCTCAAACTATCTCACAACCTTCTTTCCAAGATTGACGCTAGAACCTTTAGGTCCATGAGGTTCCTCCGCCGCCTCTTTCTCAGTGATAACCAGATTGCTTCAGTAAGTCAGAACTCAATATGTTTAGGGAAAGCTGTGCATATCCATCTTGTTAAATGGAGAGTAACAGCTAATGCCTGACATTGGAGACACACGTACATCCCTGTAGATAGCATTCATACAAAGTTTAGACTTATGAGTGCACCATCAGAGGGGAGAATATGGAGTAGTCCTTTAATAATCATTAATGTTTTTAGGTGCACTTAAAATACTGAATCATGTGTATTCAACATCTCCCCTCATGATAAAGGACTATAGAAATGTAAAATCTTTCAATGTGAATACCAAcatttctatgaaaaaaaagCCCTCATATGATAATGGTTAAGTGAAATAATGCTGGAATACATGAAAACTATGATTTTGAGCTAAAAGCTAAAGACTTCTGTAAATGATAAGTAACTCGTATTTGTAAGCTCTTGTTTTGCAATGCATGAGTTACTGTACTTGTATGATGTGAATTATCTTTAAGTCTAAtcctcaaatattttctttttcttccattcataTATCATAAGATTTGTAACTATGATGCAGTACATTTAGTGAAAATAACTTTGACGCAGGTATTGCTTTTTTAATTTGCAGGGTATTTTGTTCCAACCTCCTGCTTTTCTCTATTGCTCcttacattttgccaaaaggcttgGCTTGCATGTAACGCTTGCCACAGGAaagtctagagttacgaagaatgagctgtgtaagttaagtgttaagtgtgacaAGGATAGAttacatgtttgtggacagaatgccagtagtccacacatGGGTGAGGATGAAAAGACAAGataactacctgggtcagaggaatgcaacttgacaatcactaatTGCTGGTCTCACTACGCAGCTGTCAAtaaccctcttgatacccagTTGGGTAGTACTGggaatatacctccctggttgttggccaCCCATCAGCTACTACctaccataataatgataattatattaataataataataaacgcaggagacagcgacaaagcaaaaaaaaaaaaaaagataataataataataatacctcgcaaacgcgggagacagcgacaaagcaaaataaaaataataataatagtaataataataataaaaacaataataacgataataataataataagtaattggaatgatgtggtataccagggtcgacgtgctgtcaatggactaaactggggcatgtgatgcatctagagtaaaccatggaaaggtctgtggggtctggatgtgatagggagctgtggtttcggtgcattacatgtgacagctagagactgagtgtgagcaaatgtggccttttttgtcttttcctggcgctaccttattGAAGCGAGGGGTAGCAAAgtagtttcctgtggggtgggacagtgacaggaatggatgaaggcaagcaagtatgaatgtgtacatgtgtattgtttcctggtgctacctcgcagacgtgggagacaccgattatatataatataaatagataaataaatgaaaataataatatagttgcgaggcgtgggctatggatagagttgtgcggaggagggtggatgtgctggaaatgagatgtttgaggacaatatgtggtgtgaggtggtttgatcgagaaagtaataatagggtaagagagatgtggttgagagagcagaagagggtgttttgaaatggtttggtcacatggagagaatgagtgaggaaagattgaccaagaggatatatgtgtcagaggtggagggaaccaggagaagtgggagaccaaattggaggtggaaggatggagtgaaaaagattttcagtgatcggggcctgaacatgcaggagggtgaaaggcatgcaaggaatagagtgaattggaatgatgtggtatactgtcgtcaacgtgctgtcagtggattgaaccagggcatgtgaagcgtctggggtaaaccatggaaagttctgtggggcctggatgtggaaagggagctgtggtttcggtgcattattacatgacagctagagactgagtgtgaacgaaagtggcctttgttgtcttttcctagcgctaccttgcgcacatgaggggggagggggttgttatttcatgtgtggtggggtggtgatgggaattagtaaaggtagacagtatgaattatgtacatgtgtatacatgtatatacctgtgtgtgtatatatatgtatacattgagatgtataggtatgtatatttgcgtgtgtagacatgtatgcatatacaagtctatgtgggtgggttgggccattctttcatctgtttccttgtgctacctcgctaacgcgggagtcagcaacagagcaaaataaaaaaaaataatgataataataataatagaataataataatccatcttttacaaattgaaatacaagagggggAGGGCTCCACTCCCACTAACTAAGGAATAGTTCATTAAATTTAGGCAGCCATGTGGCTGAAAATATGCAGTTGAGATATtgcagaactgggaggtcataaaaactagttaactaatcatagcTAATAATAATGCTTGACCTCTCCTACAATAAAATCTCAAATGGTTGAGTTCACTTGTATAAATATTATTATGCCACTCCAGGATCCCTTTTATTATGGGAATTATAAGCTCATTTGGAGCAAGAGCATCCACATCAACATTAAATTCCTTTCCTTCAACTGACAGTGACATAACCTTGCTGAAGGTAACTTCTCTCATACCGTGTAACCACTTGTAATTCCATGCATCCACAGATAGCAGACTTTCATATAACCTGGACAGACTTGTGTGATAAGCATACTCTCTGGTCTCTCACCCCTGCAGGTGGGCCGAAGTGCTTTCAACAGCATGCGTCGAATTGGAACCATTGACCTCGCACGCAATAAACTTAAGCAAGTTGACAGCAAACTGTTTGAAGATTTAGAGCACTGTGAAGTTATTGATCTAGCAGAGAATCAGATAACTGTAATAAGGAAGAATGCCTTTGCTAATCTTTTCTTGGTATCAATCAACATCAGTCACAACCAGATATCAACATTTGAGGATGAGTCATTTGTCAACTGTCGCAACATCACAGTGCTTGACCTCTCCTACAACAATATTACAAAAATGCCAAAGGAAGTCTTCCCAGGAGATTCAAGTTACATGACAGACTTTCGGCTGCAGCACAACAATATTTCTGACCTTGGTGATATTAGTTTCCACTTTTCTGGAGTTAAAATTGTAAATGTCTCATATAATCGTATCAAAACAATTCCGAGAAACACTTTTCCAAAACTATATGAACTGCACACAATTGATGCAAGTCATAACCAGATCAATACCATCTACAGAGGTGTATTTAGTGGTCTGTTTTCCATTAGACACATGGACTTTAGTTACAACAGCCTTGAGAACCTTGTTGGCAGTGTCTTTGGCACTCTCCCAACTCTTCTTAGTTTGGATTTGTCACAAAACAGAATCTCGAAGCTTTCTCGTTCAATTTTTTCCAATCTGGTGTCCCTTCGGGAGCTGTGGCTCAATAATAATGCCATTAATGAAATTATCATTGTTCCACAGTCGCTCAACTATCTCCATCTGCAGCACAACAATATCTCCAGCATTCGGCCACGCCTCACTTGGCCTCAAATGAATGCTCTCCTTTATCTTGACCTGGCCCACAACAACCTTGGAGATTCTATGGGTGGGGGAACCTTCTGGCATCTAAACTCACTCCGAATCCTTAATCTGAATAATAATTCCATGACAACACCTCCATGGCAGGCCTTTAGTGAAATGCAGACTTTACAGTATTTGTACCTTGACCACAATAAGATCACAAACCTTACAAGAGGGGCTTTTGGTCGTCTACCCGTTGTGTTTACACTTAGTCTGGCACACAATGGCATGACCAACATCAGCAAGCAATCTTTTGAGGGTCTCCTGCAACTTCTAACACTCAATTTATCCCATAATGCCCTTCACCATATTCCCAATGAAGCATTCAGAGGCTGTGTGTCAATGCGAACTATTGACTTGTCTCacaatttcttgaaaaaaattgataataacACAAATGGTTTATTGGATGACTTACTATCAATAAGACACATCAATGTATCACACAACCTCTTTGGCACAGTGTCAAAGAAGATGTTCCCTTATCATAAGTGGACCCCTTACAATGTGGAGACTGTTGACATGAGTTACAACATAATGCCTGTTCTGCACAAAAACTTACTTATAGGCTTACAAAAAGTCAGACGCCTTAATGTCTCCCATAATCTCCTAAATGAAATACGTCCAAGCGTAATTGGCAACTTGACAAAACTGGAGGTACTGGATTTGTCATCAAATGATCTGGAGGCCTTAGGCAACACTGTGTTTGGGCGTGGGAAGGCTCTAAGAGAGGTCTACCTTCAGAACAACTCCCTCATCTCTGTCCCTGCCCACATCTTTATGTCTAATGAGAACCTCACCTATCTTGACCTTAGTGAcaacaacctccaccactactaTGATGTGTTTGTCCCCAGAGCCATCAATGGAACCACAATCAGGTATGCTATATCATCTTTTATGCCAAGAATTATGTGCTTTTTTGTCGGAAATTTTTTATTACATATGTATAGCATACTCACAGGCATCAGTAGCATGTAACATGAGTTGCTGCTGATTAATAGTACACATCTGGTCAAGCTATCTCTAAACCATAGCTTTGAGAGGTGGTCCATTTTATTACAGGTGTGAATTGTGTCCTCTGGGTTTCTTACAATACCTACGTAAAGAAATTCATTAATCTGTCTATTACCACTAACTCTATTTCCAGTTTTCATGGGGTAGATAAGCATATGGAGCTTCTgaaaatcatttacatatatcttAATCA
This window harbors:
- the conv gene encoding uncharacterized protein conv isoform X2; its protein translation is MAKMTTIQLNHCNIKNIHKNTLHGIQKLKKIDFSHNQLKNIPKGAFKNKRNVKVLDLSHNNFNKLDASYFQDLNQMVWCNMSHNAITTFGRNPFARNSVLGWLKLSHNLLSKIDARTFRSMRFLRRLFLSDNQIASVGRSAFNSMRRIGTIDLARNKLKQVDSKLFEDLEHCEVIDLAENQITVIRKNAFANLFLVSINISHNQISTFEDESFVNCRNITVLDLSYNNITKMPKEVFPGDSSYMTDFRLQHNNISDLGDISFHFSGVKIVNVSYNRIKTIPRNTFPKLYELHTIDASHNQINTIYRGVFSGLFSIRHMDFSYNSLENLVGSVFGTLPTLLSLDLSQNRISKLSRSIFSNLVSLRELWLNNNAINEIIIVPQSLNYLHLQHNNISSIRPRLTWPQMNALLYLDLAHNNLGDSMGGGTFWHLNSLRILNLNNNSMTTPPWQAFSEMQTLQYLYLDHNKITNLTRGAFGRLPVVFTLSLAHNGMTNISKQSFEGLLQLLTLNLSHNALHHIPNEAFRGCVSMRTIDLSHNFLKKIDNNTNGLLDDLLSIRHINVSHNLFGTVSKKMFPYHKWTPYNVETVDMSYNIMPVLHKNLLIGLQKVRRLNVSHNLLNEIRPSVIGNLTKLEVLDLSSNDLEALGNTVFGRGKALREVYLQNNSLISVPAHIFMSNENLTYLDLSDNNLHHYYDVFVPRAINGTTIRYTNNPVECDCSLRQVRAWLDTWLGSETWRDVVCDRPLHLAGRALPRIAEEELRCNDERRSEDKYQVNPDIRFRLLGENPDILQKLDVSWYVTTREDIGGFDLAVYNISSGKEVDRRPLPYTARQQVFPDVPQGRYRVCVSAVDSMQVRRALQPSQCHGFSVSSAHNVSIPFIPLIVTLLIMLGFR
- the conv gene encoding uncharacterized protein conv isoform X1, which codes for MSRSVNWTFLLVSVSVLWSIPKADGTKFKCPTVAPFFFPCACERGGDEGLFLRCENTNLASVAVGLANVRLPIEELHLYKCHIQKLHGDVFRSLQLKKLVLEDTPVVEMEEGVFESVANSLISLHILRAPLQELPLQAISSLKNLEVLHVVGANLTRLSANIFTGMAKMTTIQLNHCNIKNIHKNTLHGIQKLKKIDFSHNQLKNIPKGAFKNKRNVKVLDLSHNNFNKLDASYFQDLNQMVWCNMSHNAITTFGRNPFARNSVLGWLKLSHNLLSKIDARTFRSMRFLRRLFLSDNQIASVGRSAFNSMRRIGTIDLARNKLKQVDSKLFEDLEHCEVIDLAENQITVIRKNAFANLFLVSINISHNQISTFEDESFVNCRNITVLDLSYNNITKMPKEVFPGDSSYMTDFRLQHNNISDLGDISFHFSGVKIVNVSYNRIKTIPRNTFPKLYELHTIDASHNQINTIYRGVFSGLFSIRHMDFSYNSLENLVGSVFGTLPTLLSLDLSQNRISKLSRSIFSNLVSLRELWLNNNAINEIIIVPQSLNYLHLQHNNISSIRPRLTWPQMNALLYLDLAHNNLGDSMGGGTFWHLNSLRILNLNNNSMTTPPWQAFSEMQTLQYLYLDHNKITNLTRGAFGRLPVVFTLSLAHNGMTNISKQSFEGLLQLLTLNLSHNALHHIPNEAFRGCVSMRTIDLSHNFLKKIDNNTNGLLDDLLSIRHINVSHNLFGTVSKKMFPYHKWTPYNVETVDMSYNIMPVLHKNLLIGLQKVRRLNVSHNLLNEIRPSVIGNLTKLEVLDLSSNDLEALGNTVFGRGKALREVYLQNNSLISVPAHIFMSNENLTYLDLSDNNLHHYYDVFVPRAINGTTIRYTNNPVECDCSLRQVRAWLDTWLGSETWRDVVCDRPLHLAGRALPRIAEEELRCNDERRSEDKYQVNPDIRFRLLGENPDILQKLDVSWYVTTREDIGGFDLAVYNISSGKEVDRRPLPYTARQQVFPDVPQGRYRVCVSAVDSMQVRRALQPSQCHGFSVSSAHNVSIPFIPLIVTLLIMLGFR